A window from Entomoplasma freundtii encodes these proteins:
- the rpsG gene encoding 30S ribosomal protein S7, whose product MRKNQAEKRDVLPDPVYNSKLVTKAINKIMRDGTKGVAQKILYQAFEIVEEKTHENPVEVFNKAIDNIRPHLELKVRRIGGANYQVPNEVSADRQVTLALRWLINYSRLRNEKDMVVRLANEIIDASNNVGGAVKKREDTHKMAEANKAFAHYRW is encoded by the coding sequence ATGCGTAAAAATCAAGCAGAAAAAAGAGATGTTTTGCCAGATCCAGTTTACAATTCAAAACTTGTAACTAAAGCGATTAACAAAATTATGCGTGATGGAACCAAAGGGGTTGCCCAAAAAATTCTTTATCAAGCATTCGAAATAGTTGAAGAAAAAACTCACGAAAACCCTGTTGAAGTTTTCAATAAAGCAATTGATAATATACGCCCTCACCTAGAACTAAAAGTTCGTCGTATTGGAGGGGCTAATTACCAAGTGCCTAACGAAGTTTCAGCTGACCGTCAAGTGACTTTAGCACTTCGTTGATTGATCAATTATTCTCGTTTACGTAACGAGAAAGACATGGTTGTGAGATTAGCTAACGAAATTATTGACGCTTCAAACAATGTGGGAGGAGCCGTTAAAAAACGCGAAGATACTCACAAAATGGCCGAAGCTAACAAAGCCTTTGCTCACTACCGTTGATAA